In Ardenticatenales bacterium, a single genomic region encodes these proteins:
- a CDS encoding PIN domain-containing protein — protein sequence MIYPFTQSVADVAAEIYAETRKGRQPVDDIDLLIAATAIANGLTLVTNNRKHFDRIAALEVENWVEDTGN from the coding sequence ATCATTTACCCATTTACGCAAAGCGTCGCCGACGTTGCGGCTGAGATTTATGCGGAAACCAGGAAAGGCAGACAACCAGTTGATGACATTGATTTGTTGATAGCGGCGACAGCAATAGCTAATGGATTGACATTGGTTACCAATAATCGCAAACATTTCGACCGAATCGCCGCGCTGGAAGTCGAGAATTGGGTTGAAGACACGGGCAACTGA
- a CDS encoding phospholipid carrier-dependent glycosyltransferase has product MALLGVILLAAFLRLWRLGEMPPGLYHDEAYNGLDALALTEGATFPQFYEGWELYAAEAHGDHPPAPTRRPVFFEGNYGREPLHIYLMAVAVWLLGATPVAVRIVPAFAGILATYTTYLAAAALYANDEKRAPAWFPLLAAFFIAIFFPSVHFSRFGLRVILFLPMTTLAVACYWRGLARRRTGARAAPWFLAAGFFVGLGLYTYAASRLFPLVFLLYALLRVGQERNAWRAIAADLLLVGGAALVVALPLLLFFLRYPYFFVFRIAYVANKGKGTIADRPWLTWLLNVGRVLRGLVWQGETHLRHNLPGRPFLDAIQSGFLALGLVRVVRRRARADQFLLIWLAVMLLPSILSGDAPHFGRLAGAAPPLALLAAGGVVGAWRWLAQRRSPRVAAGALALLLLGSACLTGYDYFVRYAGQPALEADFYAPDWALGQYAAAFPTPGALYLSPTQEEMATIYYALGERRGALRSFTGNGGAVPAGIPDQPALYLIRPDSTVTLAQLQAAFPAGVMGAERDGFVPFTVGGGVARMPASLASPANFADQIHLRGWSQARQDGRLAVTLVWQAHTRPEKAYTAYVHALDSAGQLLAQQDRPPAGYPTTDWQPGEIVLDTFVIDLPPDTPATVALETGFYDLPTLTPLGSPVRLIP; this is encoded by the coding sequence TTGGCTCTGTTAGGCGTGATTTTGCTGGCCGCCTTCCTGCGCCTGTGGCGATTGGGAGAGATGCCGCCGGGTCTGTACCACGATGAGGCGTACAATGGGCTGGATGCGCTGGCCTTGACCGAGGGGGCCACGTTTCCCCAGTTTTATGAGGGATGGGAGCTGTACGCGGCGGAGGCGCATGGGGACCATCCGCCCGCGCCGACGCGCCGGCCGGTCTTTTTTGAGGGGAATTATGGGCGGGAGCCGCTGCACATTTACTTGATGGCGGTGGCGGTGTGGTTGTTGGGGGCGACGCCGGTGGCCGTGCGAATTGTGCCGGCATTTGCCGGCATCCTCGCCACCTACACCACCTATCTCGCCGCCGCCGCCCTCTACGCCAACGACGAAAAACGCGCCCCCGCCTGGTTCCCCCTCCTGGCCGCCTTCTTCATCGCCATCTTCTTTCCCAGCGTCCACTTCAGCCGTTTTGGCCTGCGCGTCATTCTCTTCCTGCCCATGACCACCCTGGCCGTCGCCTGCTACTGGCGCGGCCTGGCCCGGCGTCGGACCGGCGCGCGCGCCGCCCCCTGGTTCCTGGCCGCCGGCTTCTTCGTCGGCCTGGGGCTGTACACCTACGCCGCCTCCCGCCTCTTTCCCCTCGTCTTTCTCCTCTACGCCCTCCTCCGGGTGGGGCAGGAGCGGAATGCCTGGCGCGCCATTGCCGCCGACCTGCTGCTCGTTGGCGGCGCGGCGCTGGTCGTCGCCCTGCCGTTGCTGCTCTTCTTCCTCCGCTACCCTTACTTCTTCGTCTTCCGCATCGCCTACGTCGCCAACAAGGGCAAAGGAACCATCGCCGACCGCCCCTGGCTCACCTGGCTGCTGAACGTGGGGCGCGTGCTGCGCGGGCTGGTGTGGCAAGGGGAAACCCACCTGCGCCACAACCTCCCCGGTCGCCCCTTCCTCGACGCCATCCAGTCCGGCTTCCTGGCTTTGGGGTTGGTGCGTGTGGTGCGCCGCCGCGCGCGCGCCGACCAGTTTCTCCTCATCTGGCTGGCGGTGATGCTGCTGCCGTCCATCCTCAGCGGAGACGCGCCCCATTTTGGCCGCCTGGCGGGAGCCGCGCCGCCGCTGGCGTTGCTGGCGGCCGGGGGCGTGGTGGGCGCGTGGCGTTGGCTGGCGCAGCGCCGGTCGCCGCGCGTGGCCGCGGGCGCGCTGGCGTTGCTGCTGCTGGGCAGCGCCTGCCTCACCGGTTACGACTATTTTGTGCGTTACGCGGGGCAGCCAGCGTTAGAGGCGGATTTTTACGCCCCGGATTGGGCATTGGGGCAATATGCGGCGGCGTTTCCCACGCCGGGGGCGTTGTATCTCTCGCCGACGCAGGAGGAGATGGCGACGATTTATTATGCTTTGGGCGAGAGGCGGGGGGCGTTGCGCAGTTTTACGGGGAATGGGGGGGCGGTTCCTGCCGGCATTCCCGACCAACCCGCGCTCTATCTCATCCGTCCCGACAGCACGGTGACGCTGGCGCAGCTACAGGCGGCCTTTCCCGCTGGCGTGATGGGGGCGGAGCGGGACGGGTTTGTGCCTTTTACGGTGGGGGGGGGGGTGGCGCGTATGCCGGCATCCCTGGCCTCCCCCGCCAACTTCGCCGACCAGATTCACCTGCGCGGCTGGTCCCAGGCGCGCCAGGACGGTCGCCTTGCCGTCACCCTCGTCTGGCAGGCGCACACCCGCCCGGAAAAGGCGTACACTGCTTATGTACACGCCCTGGATAGCGCGGGGCAACTCCTGGCGCAGCAAGACCGTCCCCCCGCCGGCTACCCCACCACCGACTGGCAGCCCGGCGAAATCGTGCTAGACACCTTCGTCATTGACTTGCCCCCCGACACCCCCGCGACGGTCGCCCTGGAAACCGGCTTTTACGACCTCCCCACCCTGACCCCGCTGGGATCGCCTGTCCGTCTCATTCCCTGA
- a CDS encoding dual specificity protein phosphatase family protein, with the protein MISPNPPIPNAYWVLPGQLLAGAYPGAQDEAVARDKLEKLGNAGISYFLNLTEPTELKPYHPFLHPAIVHHRLSIPDFSTPTPDHMTAILDALDAALAQGHTVYLHCWGGIGRTGTVVGCYLVRHGWDAAAALAQIARWRQNTPDGHRPSPETEAQQQMVLHWQEKSDHLPARGFDVQQPG; encoded by the coding sequence ATGATCTCCCCCAACCCTCCCATCCCCAATGCCTACTGGGTGCTGCCCGGACAACTGCTGGCGGGTGCGTATCCGGGGGCACAGGACGAGGCGGTGGCACGGGACAAGTTGGAGAAATTGGGGAATGCCGGCATTTCCTACTTCCTCAACCTGACCGAACCCACCGAACTGAAACCCTACCACCCCTTCCTTCACCCCGCCATCGTCCACCACCGCCTATCTATTCCCGACTTCAGCACCCCCACCCCCGACCACATGACCGCCATCCTTGACGCCCTGGACGCCGCCCTGGCGCAAGGGCACACCGTCTACCTTCACTGCTGGGGCGGCATTGGGCGCACGGGAACCGTCGTTGGCTGCTACCTGGTGCGGCACGGTTGGGATGCCGCCGCGGCCCTGGCCCAGATTGCCCGCTGGCGACAAAATACCCCCGACGGCCACCGTCCCTCCCCGGAAACGGAAGCGCAGCAGCAAATGGTCCTCCACTGGCAAGAGAAGTCCGATCACCTTCCCGCACGCGGCTTTGATGTCCAACAACCTGGATGA
- a CDS encoding DMT family transporter — MHHPSTATGKGFASALLSPLFLGVIPILAKLAFNAGIDVMTLVALRTLIAAVLLWGFIFLFARRAILSSTPAVLSSLFAGSINGLGSICFYASLNRIDASLGQLINISYLVFVTLFLRLAGQQISWLTLGRVFLAVVAIYILTSGGIGQPDWVGVGLMLLGALAYAVQLVLSQRILYDIPAQTFTLYALTAMAAVVGIGWLLTPAATHTMPPPAWSPVIFMGLATLLARLTLFLGVKHLGGMQTALLGLLEVIVTLAVAYLTLGERLTWQQWAGAAMILVSVLLVGYERNVPRFIDWWAAIYTRLRWPN; from the coding sequence ATGCACCACCCATCAACCGCCACGGGCAAAGGGTTTGCCTCCGCCTTATTGTCGCCGCTTTTTCTGGGCGTCATTCCGATTCTGGCGAAACTGGCGTTTAATGCCGGCATCGACGTGATGACGTTGGTTGCCTTGCGCACCCTGATCGCCGCCGTCCTGCTGTGGGGCTTCATCTTCCTCTTTGCCCGCCGCGCCATCCTCTCTTCCACGCCCGCCGTCCTCAGCAGCCTTTTTGCCGGCAGCATCAATGGCCTCGGCTCCATCTGCTTCTACGCCAGCCTCAACCGCATCGACGCCTCCCTGGGGCAGCTCATCAACATCAGCTACCTCGTCTTTGTCACCCTCTTCCTACGACTGGCCGGGCAGCAAATCTCCTGGCTCACCCTGGGGCGGGTGTTCCTGGCCGTGGTGGCCATCTACATCCTCACCAGCGGCGGCATCGGCCAGCCCGATTGGGTTGGCGTCGGCCTCATGCTCCTGGGCGCGCTCGCCTACGCCGTGCAGTTGGTCCTCAGCCAGCGCATTCTCTACGACATCCCCGCGCAAACCTTCACCCTCTACGCCCTCACCGCCATGGCCGCCGTGGTCGGCATTGGCTGGCTGCTCACGCCCGCCGCGACCCACACCATGCCCCCGCCCGCCTGGTCGCCCGTCATCTTCATGGGATTAGCCACCCTGCTCGCCCGCCTCACGCTGTTCCTGGGCGTGAAGCACCTGGGCGGGATGCAAACGGCGCTCCTTGGGCTGCTGGAGGTGATCGTCACGCTGGCGGTTGCCTATCTCACGCTGGGCGAACGGCTTACCTGGCAGCAGTGGGCAGGGGCGGCGATGATCCTGGTCAGCGTGCTGCTGGTCGGCTACGAACGTAACGTGCCCCGTTTTATTGACTGGTGGGCCGCCATCTACACCCGCCTGCGCTGGCCGAATTGA
- a CDS encoding M20/M25/M40 family metallo-hydrolase: MTDRISELMQIPSVQAALSALQARGASAIAEAIAIQQIAAPTFAEAARAAYVQEQFAAAGLRDVDQDDLHNVYGRLPGRGGEQAVVVSAHLDTVFAPDTDLTVRRRGRFVYGPGIADNSMGVAGLLMLAQTLRAFDPLPRRDIWFVANVGEEGLGDLRGMRAVADRFGGQARYIVVEGGLYGQVFHQAIGVNRFRIEVEAPGGHSWGAFGTPSAIHVLGRLIAAIDEIPVPQRPKTTYNVGVIEGGLSVNSIAQSASLLLDLRSEDANALANLVETVRGLTSSVIRQPGVTVGMTQVGNRPAGGIAADAPLVQWAMGALRAVGCRHSTYESGSTDANIPLSRGWPAVCIGLARSGNTHRLDEYLDPYTLPRGLGQLLLLTLAAADVPSP; this comes from the coding sequence ATGACGGACCGAATCTCTGAATTGATGCAAATACCCTCTGTACAGGCTGCCCTGTCCGCATTGCAGGCGCGGGGCGCGTCTGCGATTGCCGAAGCCATCGCCATTCAGCAGATCGCCGCTCCCACGTTTGCGGAAGCGGCGCGGGCGGCCTACGTGCAAGAGCAGTTTGCTGCCGCCGGTTTGCGCGACGTAGACCAGGATGATTTACACAACGTTTATGGCCGTTTGCCGGGTCGTGGCGGGGAGCAGGCCGTGGTGGTCTCCGCGCATCTGGACACGGTATTTGCGCCCGATACAGACCTGACCGTACGGCGCAGAGGCAGATTTGTGTATGGTCCGGGCATTGCGGACAACAGCATGGGCGTGGCGGGGCTGCTGATGCTGGCGCAGACGCTGCGCGCGTTCGACCCGCTGCCGCGCCGCGACATCTGGTTTGTGGCGAACGTGGGCGAGGAGGGGTTGGGCGATTTGCGCGGTATGCGCGCCGTGGCGGACCGGTTTGGCGGCCAGGCGCGTTATATTGTGGTCGAAGGTGGGCTGTACGGACAGGTTTTTCACCAGGCGATTGGCGTCAATCGTTTTCGCATAGAGGTGGAAGCACCAGGCGGGCACTCATGGGGGGCTTTTGGCACGCCCAGCGCCATCCATGTGCTGGGGCGGCTGATCGCGGCTATTGATGAGATTCCGGTTCCCCAACGTCCCAAGACGACGTACAACGTGGGCGTGATTGAGGGGGGCCTGTCCGTGAACAGTATTGCCCAGTCGGCCAGCCTGCTGCTGGATTTGCGTTCCGAGGACGCGAATGCGCTGGCGAATCTGGTGGAGACGGTAAGGGGGTTGACGTCGTCGGTCATTCGGCAGCCGGGGGTGACGGTGGGCATGACGCAGGTGGGGAACCGACCCGCCGGCGGGATAGCGGCGGATGCGCCGCTGGTACAATGGGCCATGGGGGCGCTACGGGCGGTTGGATGCCGGCATTCCACCTACGAAAGCGGCAGCACCGACGCCAACATCCCCCTCAGCCGAGGCTGGCCTGCCGTCTGCATTGGCCTGGCTCGCTCCGGCAACACCCATCGCCTGGATGAATACCTCGACCCCTACACCTTGCCGCGGGGATTGGGCCAACTGCTGCTCCTCACGCTTGCCGCCGCGGACGTTCCGTCACCATAG
- a CDS encoding pyridoxal-phosphate dependent enzyme, protein MNDSPHPSHFQVVCRACGYAMPSLKPKPACTHCGQKWLDAVYDLARIGPGWPQRLRQYGASMWRYRELLPVKEDAHIVTLGEGWTPLLPALNLGLMLGHPRLYIKDERQGPTGSFKDRQAAIAVSAMKAAGCREAVVASTGNVAIAYSAFCARAGIKLWAFVPSSVPAEKMREVALYGTEVIKVTGTYDQTKQVAARFAATKNLFLDEGIKGIAAKEGMKTLGFEIAEQLGALAVGLDPYRPGGSVPAWRTPDWYVQAVSGGLGPVGVMKGFAELREMGLVERLPKLACIQVAGCAPMAQAFRRGQRQPLEVPHPHTDINVLATGLPGQAYEVLFDLMTENGGVFETVSDADAFRAMHALAKIEGLSVEPATAVAFAGVIEMVRAGVIDPGETVVINCSGHTFPVEKHILGEQIGRDMQLDDTMNLGREEGLLTALEELDARVQRIAILEDNPDASRLIRRILQAQGEFLIEEAQDGLEGLALIKTTRPNLVIMDLMMPGLDGFDVIEAMKADNALKEIPVIVVTAKDLTADERLRLSGKIARLRPKGSFLDVDLIEDIREILV, encoded by the coding sequence TTGAACGATAGCCCCCATCCCTCTCATTTCCAGGTCGTATGCCGCGCCTGCGGGTACGCCATGCCCTCACTCAAGCCAAAACCCGCCTGCACCCACTGTGGGCAAAAATGGCTTGACGCCGTCTACGATCTGGCGCGCATCGGTCCCGGCTGGCCGCAACGACTGCGCCAGTACGGTGCGTCGATGTGGCGTTACCGCGAACTGCTGCCGGTGAAAGAGGACGCGCATATTGTCACATTGGGCGAAGGTTGGACGCCGCTTTTGCCGGCACTCAACCTCGGCCTTATGCTGGGTCATCCTCGCCTCTACATCAAGGACGAGCGCCAGGGGCCGACCGGCTCCTTCAAAGACCGGCAGGCGGCGATTGCCGTCTCCGCCATGAAGGCGGCGGGCTGCCGTGAAGCGGTCGTCGCTTCCACGGGCAATGTGGCTATTGCGTACTCGGCTTTCTGCGCCCGTGCCGGCATCAAACTGTGGGCATTCGTTCCCAGCTCCGTCCCCGCCGAAAAAATGCGCGAAGTCGCCCTCTACGGCACCGAAGTGATCAAAGTCACCGGCACCTATGATCAGACCAAGCAAGTCGCCGCCCGTTTCGCCGCTACGAAGAACCTCTTTCTGGACGAAGGCATCAAAGGCATTGCCGCCAAAGAAGGGATGAAAACACTCGGCTTTGAAATCGCGGAGCAGTTGGGCGCGCTGGCCGTTGGTCTCGACCCCTACCGCCCCGGCGGCAGCGTCCCCGCCTGGCGCACGCCCGACTGGTACGTGCAGGCCGTCAGCGGTGGATTAGGCCCCGTGGGCGTGATGAAAGGGTTCGCCGAATTGCGCGAAATGGGGCTGGTAGAGCGGCTGCCCAAACTGGCCTGCATCCAGGTGGCCGGTTGCGCGCCCATGGCCCAGGCGTTCCGGCGCGGGCAGCGCCAACCACTGGAGGTACCACACCCACACACGGACATCAACGTGTTGGCCACGGGGCTGCCTGGTCAGGCTTATGAAGTGCTATTCGATTTAATGACCGAGAATGGGGGTGTTTTTGAAACCGTCAGCGACGCGGACGCTTTTCGCGCCATGCACGCGCTGGCAAAAATCGAAGGGCTTTCCGTGGAACCGGCGACGGCGGTCGCGTTCGCGGGCGTCATTGAAATGGTGCGCGCGGGCGTCATTGATCCCGGCGAGACCGTCGTTATTAACTGCTCCGGGCACACTTTCCCCGTGGAAAAGCACATCCTGGGTGAACAGATCGGGCGCGATATGCAGTTAGACGATACAATGAACCTGGGACGCGAGGAGGGGCTGCTGACGGCGCTGGAAGAGCTGGACGCGCGCGTGCAGCGGATCGCCATTCTGGAGGACAATCCTGACGCCAGCCGCCTGATTCGCCGCATTCTGCAGGCGCAGGGGGAGTTCCTGATTGAGGAGGCGCAGGATGGTCTGGAAGGGCTGGCGTTGATTAAGACAACGCGACCCAATCTGGTAATCATGGACCTGATGATGCCCGGTTTGGACGGGTTCGACGTGATTGAGGCCATGAAGGCGGATAATGCGCTGAAGGAAATCCCCGTGATTGTGGTCACGGCAAAGGATCTGACGGCGGATGAGCGTCTGCGCCTCAGCGGCAAGATTGCCCGCCTGCGTCCAAAAGGATCGTTCCTGGACGTGGATTTGATCGAAGACATTCGTGAAATTTTGGTCTAG
- the glpK gene encoding glycerol kinase GlpK: protein MHEFVAAIDQGTTSTRCILFDRAGRIISQAWREHQQIFPRAGWVEHDPLEIWERTEQAVEQALAQASISPEQIAAVGVANQRETTLAWDRDTGKPYYNALVWRDRRTDPICQELAVRGGQDRFRTRVGLPLASSFSGPKLKWLLDNVPGLRQAANAGTAIFGTMDTWLIWNLTGGVSRGAHVTDVTNASRTMLMDLRALDWDEEILEIFGIPRPMLPLIVPSSDPNTWGTTLRNGPFAGMIPVCGALGDQQAALLGQACFNPGEARAAYGAACSLLLHTGGDPVPSGGGLLTTVGYRLGHADPVYALEGAVPIAGALVQWLRDNLGLIASAAEVEALADTVADNGGVYFVPAFSGLHAPYLQPDARGVIVGLTRYANRGHLARAALEATAYQTRELLAAMLEDAGITLTALKVDGGMVHNDLLMQFQADLLGVPVIRPRVAETTALGAAYAAGLAVGFWQDLNELRQNWREDKRWIPQMDADRRHRLYAGWKKAVTRTFDWVERP from the coding sequence ATGCACGAATTTGTTGCGGCCATTGATCAGGGAACGACCAGCACGCGCTGTATCCTCTTTGATCGGGCGGGACGGATTATTAGCCAGGCGTGGCGGGAACACCAGCAGATTTTCCCGCGCGCGGGTTGGGTGGAACACGACCCGCTGGAAATCTGGGAGCGGACGGAGCAGGCGGTGGAGCAGGCGCTGGCGCAGGCCAGCATCTCGCCAGAGCAAATTGCCGCCGTGGGCGTCGCCAACCAGCGGGAGACAACGCTGGCGTGGGATCGGGACACGGGTAAGCCGTATTACAATGCACTGGTGTGGCGGGATAGGCGCACGGACCCGATTTGCCAGGAACTGGCGGTGCGGGGGGGGCAAGATCGCTTTCGCACGCGCGTAGGGCTGCCGCTCGCGTCGTCCTTTTCCGGCCCGAAGTTGAAGTGGCTGTTGGACAATGTGCCCGGTTTGCGTCAGGCGGCCAATGCCGGCACAGCCATCTTCGGCACCATGGACACCTGGCTCATCTGGAATCTCACCGGCGGCGTCAGCCGGGGGGCGCACGTCACCGACGTCACCAATGCCAGCCGTACCATGCTCATGGACCTGCGCGCGCTGGATTGGGACGAGGAGATACTGGAGATTTTTGGCATCCCCCGCCCCATGCTGCCCCTCATCGTTCCCTCCAGCGACCCCAACACCTGGGGCACGACGCTGCGCAATGGTCCTTTTGCCGGCATGATTCCCGTCTGCGGCGCGTTAGGGGATCAACAGGCCGCCTTGTTAGGGCAGGCCTGCTTCAATCCGGGCGAGGCCAGGGCCGCTTATGGCGCGGCCTGCTCCCTGCTCCTGCACACGGGGGGCGATCCCGTGCCCTCCGGCGGCGGATTACTGACAACGGTCGGCTACCGCCTGGGGCACGCCGACCCGGTCTACGCCCTGGAAGGCGCGGTCCCCATCGCGGGGGCTTTGGTGCAATGGCTGCGCGATAACCTGGGCCTGATTGCCTCCGCGGCGGAGGTGGAGGCGCTGGCGGATACGGTGGCGGACAATGGAGGGGTCTATTTTGTGCCGGCATTTTCCGGCCTACACGCGCCTTACCTTCAGCCCGACGCTCGCGGCGTCATCGTCGGCCTCACCCGCTACGCCAACCGCGGTCACCTGGCGCGCGCCGCGCTGGAAGCCACCGCCTACCAGACCCGTGAACTGTTGGCGGCGATGCTGGAAGATGCCGGCATCACCCTCACCGCCCTCAAAGTAGACGGCGGCATGGTCCACAACGATCTCCTCATGCAGTTCCAGGCCGACCTCCTGGGCGTGCCCGTCATCCGCCCCCGCGTGGCGGAAACCACCGCCCTCGGCGCGGCTTACGCGGCGGGATTAGCCGTTGGTTTTTGGCAAGACCTGAACGAACTGCGCCAAAACTGGCGCGAAGACAAACGCTGGATACCGCAAATGGACGCCGACCGCCGCCATCGCCTCTACGCCGGTTGGAAAAAAGCCGTCACCCGCACGTTTGACTGGGTGGAGAGGCCGTGA
- a CDS encoding phospholipid carrier-dependent glycosyltransferase — MSKTLFPTHPKPNPWTIWPAAALLLLMYALAVTSLVRQSPTFDEQGFLTRGVAYLRDANRAIRVGHPLGLNALNAAFLAADDAVRLPTDDPAWVGTNFHRPSELFMWEIGNDVSRIMLEGRLPTVWLGMLLAALVGRWAWRISRRRHAGLLALALIALDPNILAHTQLATTDLGLAAGAALAGYALWRYLRWPGWLRVIIAGVAFALLQDTKFTAGLFVPLFALVILVGLWRQPRAARPAMLRQLLIGFPLSALLALWAAYGFQVGTMPTNLPTLPQLSGLTLPLSHHLEQLLDIGGRLQKVTPAFLLGHYSDSGWWTYFPVAFLLKTPLPSLLLLAWGAGYAAWRWWRGRTLPFAGIDAAVLLIPPLGYFAIALTSDINLGYRHLLPLLPFLAVFVAVALSRLDGKPRWAAVGLAGWLGAASLLIAPHHLSFFNILAGGPDGGWRYLVDSNIDWGQDLAGLPPWMAENGVPWVYLSYFGEARPDYYGIAYRGLASFPPRLMDAGARIFYPSDPAPGVYAISVTNLQGVLFADHDLYAWFRQRQPIAKIGYSIFLYEVPASTPPINLILSGVQLDEIAPADHALLAGNDLRLRWQFPYQAWLQPADAPAYYALATPPPPAFAASLEPIATNAAYTLYRADPAAVASPPVPAVTLRLDDGQISAYPDAPQTITIAPGTDLVWRTVWRQDGEPTPVKIFLHLIAADGQIATQWDGLGIVAAGWQRGDLLMQTHAIHLEPSFAPGTYAVVAGLYRPADGARWRTPAGADTLNLGTVIVP; from the coding sequence GTGTCCAAAACACTTTTCCCCACGCACCCTAAACCAAACCCGTGGACAATCTGGCCGGCGGCGGCGCTGCTCCTCCTCATGTACGCCCTCGCCGTCACCAGCCTGGTGCGGCAATCCCCCACCTTCGACGAGCAAGGCTTCCTCACCCGGGGCGTTGCCTATCTGCGCGACGCCAACCGCGCCATCCGCGTCGGCCATCCCCTGGGGCTGAACGCGCTCAACGCCGCTTTCCTGGCCGCGGACGACGCCGTGCGCCTGCCCACGGACGATCCCGCCTGGGTCGGGACGAACTTCCATCGTCCTTCCGAGTTGTTCATGTGGGAGATTGGCAACGACGTCAGCCGCATCATGCTGGAAGGACGGCTGCCGACCGTCTGGCTGGGGATGCTGCTGGCGGCCCTGGTGGGACGCTGGGCGTGGCGCATCAGTCGCCGTCGCCATGCGGGACTGCTGGCGCTGGCCCTCATCGCCCTCGACCCCAACATCCTGGCGCACACGCAGTTGGCAACCACTGACCTGGGGCTGGCGGCGGGCGCGGCGCTGGCCGGATACGCGCTGTGGCGCTATTTGCGCTGGCCAGGGTGGCTGCGCGTCATCATCGCGGGCGTGGCTTTTGCCCTACTTCAGGACACCAAATTCACCGCTGGCCTTTTCGTCCCCCTCTTCGCCCTCGTCATCCTCGTTGGCCTCTGGCGACAGCCGCGCGCCGCGCGCCCCGCCATGCTGCGTCAACTCCTCATCGGCTTTCCCCTCAGCGCCCTGCTCGCCCTCTGGGCCGCCTATGGCTTCCAGGTGGGCACGATGCCCACCAACCTGCCCACCCTGCCCCAACTATCCGGCCTCACGCTGCCCCTTTCCCACCACCTGGAGCAACTGCTGGACATCGGCGGGCGGCTGCAAAAAGTCACCCCCGCTTTCCTCCTCGGCCACTACAGCGATAGCGGCTGGTGGACCTACTTCCCCGTCGCTTTCCTGCTCAAGACGCCCCTGCCCAGCCTGCTCTTGCTCGCCTGGGGCGCGGGATATGCCGCCTGGCGGTGGTGGCGCGGTCGTACGTTGCCGTTTGCCGGCATAGACGCCGCCGTCCTGCTCATTCCCCCGCTGGGTTACTTCGCCATTGCCCTCACCAGCGACATCAACCTGGGGTATCGCCATCTGCTGCCGCTGCTTCCTTTCCTTGCCGTCTTTGTCGCCGTCGCCCTTTCTCGCCTGGATGGTAAGCCGCGTTGGGCCGCCGTGGGATTGGCGGGCTGGTTGGGCGCGGCTTCGCTGCTGATCGCGCCGCATCATCTTTCCTTCTTCAATATCCTGGCGGGCGGGCCGGATGGCGGCTGGCGCTACCTGGTGGACAGCAACATCGATTGGGGGCAAGACCTGGCCGGATTGCCGCCGTGGATGGCGGAAAATGGCGTGCCCTGGGTGTACCTGAGCTACTTCGGCGAAGCGCGCCCCGATTACTACGGCATCGCCTATCGCGGATTGGCGAGTTTCCCGCCGCGCTTGATGGACGCGGGGGCGCGTATTTTCTACCCGTCGGACCCCGCGCCGGGGGTGTACGCGATCAGCGTGACGAATTTGCAGGGGGTGCTTTTCGCGGACCACGATTTGTACGCCTGGTTCCGCCAACGCCAGCCGATAGCGAAGATTGGGTACAGCATTTTTTTGTATGAAGTGCCGGCATCCACGCCCCCCATCAACCTCATCCTCAGCGGTGTGCAACTCGACGAAATCGCTCCCGCCGATCACGCCCTCCTCGCCGGCAACGACCTGCGCCTGCGCTGGCAGTTCCCCTACCAGGCATGGCTGCAACCCGCCGACGCCCCTGCATACTATGCCCTCGCCACCCCGCCGCCGCCCGCTTTCGCCGCCAGCCTGGAGCCAATCGCCACCAACGCCGCCTACACCCTCTACCGCGCCGACCCCGCCGCTGTCGCGTCCCCGCCCGTCCCCGCCGTCACCCTGCGCCTGGATGACGGCCAGATTTCGGCCTACCCGGATGCGCCCCAGACCATCACCATCGCGCCCGGAACCGATCTTGTCTGGCGCACGGTCTGGCGGCAGGACGGAGAACCGACCCCCGTGAAGATTTTTCTTCACCTCATCGCCGCCGATGGGCAAATCGCCACGCAGTGGGATGGCCTGGGCATCGTCGCCGCCGGCTGGCAGCGGGGCGATCTGTTGATGCAGACGCACGCCATCCACCTGGAGCCGTCATTCGCGCCCGGCACGTATGCCGTGGTCGCCGGCCTCTATCGTCCCGCCGATGGCGCGCGCTGGCGCACCCCTGCCGGCGCGGATACGCTGAACCTGGGGACGGTGATTGTGCCATGA